DNA sequence from the Alosa sapidissima isolate fAloSap1 chromosome 13, fAloSap1.pri, whole genome shotgun sequence genome:
AAATGTGACCACTTTCATCCACAGAACTGCAGCTGCCATTGCCTATGGTTTGGACAAGAAGGGCGGTGAGAAGAACATTCTGGTGTTCGACCTTGGTGGTGGTACCTTTGATGTGTCCCTCCTGACTATTGATAATGGCGTGTTTGAGGTCGTGGCCACAAATGGAGACACTCACTTGGGAGGTGAAGACTTCGACCAGCGTGTCATGGAGCACTTCATCAAGCTGTACAAGAAGAAGACGGGCAAGGATGTGCGCAAAGACAACCGTGCGGTTCAGAAACTGCGTCGTGAGGTTGAGAAGGCCAAGAGAGCCCTGTCTGCCCAACATCAAGCACGTATTGAGATTGAGTCTTTCTTTGAGGGAGAAGATTTCTCAGAAACCCTGACCCGTGCCAAGTTTGAGGAGCTGAATATGGTAAGACTATATTTATATTCAACATGCCAACACTTTAAGAGACGTTTGTCAGAGCAGTGTATGGACAATTTAAGTATTTTTGAGTTGAGTGACAGACTAATTTTTGTTTTTGCCTCTTTATAGGATCTCTTCCGTTCCACCATGAAGCCAGTGCAGAAGGTTCTGGAAGATTCTGACCTGAAGAAATCTGACATTGATGAGATTGTGCTGGTCGGTGGGTCCACTCGTATTCCCAAGATCCAGCAGCTGGTGAAGGAGTTCTTCAATGGAAAGGAGCCCTCCAGAGGCATCAACCCTGACGAGGCTGTGGCCTACGGAGCTGCTGTGCAGGCTGGCGTGCTCTCTGGAGAGGAGGATACAGGTATGTGAATACCTTATTGTGTTATTAGTACTACTAAATTATTATCAATAATACGTTGTCATATAATGAAAAGCAACTAATTTCTTTAAATAACAAACATTACCAGTCTAATTAATGCCCCCACTAGTCTGAAACATATAAAGGCGGCACTGATCCATAAACTCAAACATGTTGTGTCTTATTAACAGGTGACCTGGTTCTTCTGGATGTGTGCCCCCTGACTCTTGGAATTGAGACTGTTGGAGGAGTGATGACCAAGCTGATCCCCAGGAACACCGTGGTGCCAACCAAGAAGTCTCAGATCTTCTCCACGGCCTCTGACAACCAGCCAACTGTCACCATCAAGGTCTATGAAGGTACGCTCCGATTTCCTCCAGCTGACTGTTGCAAGATATTAAATTCGTCTTGACATAATGTGTTTTAAGACTCTTTCATTTATTTCCTTAGGTGAGCGCCCTCTGACCAAAGACAACCATCTGCTGGGTAACTTTGACCTGACCGGCATTCCTCCAGCACCCCGTGGTGTCCCCCAGATTGAAGTGACCTTTGAGATTGATGTCAACGGTATCCTCCGTGTAACTGCTGAAGACAAGGGAACTGGCAACAAGAACAAGATCACCATCACCAACGACCAGAACCGTCTGACTCCAGAGGACATCGAGAGGATGGTGAATGATGCTGAGCGATTTGCCGATGAAGACAAGAAGTTGAAGGAGCGCATTGACGCCCGCAACGAGCTGGAGAGCTATGCCTACTCCCTGAAGAACCAGATAGGCGACAAAGAGAAGCTGGGTGGCAAGCTGTCCGATGAAGACAAAGAAGCCATCGAGAAAGCTGTAGAGGAGAAGATTGAATGGATGGAGTCCCACCAGGAGGCCGACACAGAAGAATTCAAGGCCAAGaagaaggagctggaggaggttgTTCAGCCCATCGTTGGCAAGCTCTACGGCAACGCAGGTGGACCTCCTCCTGAGGAGGGTGGTGAAGGCGAGCAGGATGAGAAGGATGAATTGTAGGCGTGGTTCCTGCTTctccaaacacccacacacacacactgttctcccTGATGCCCTGGCCTCTCTGGTAGTGGTCCAGGTGTACATATTGAACTGGAACGAGGGACAATTGTGAGGAAAAGGTTGAAGGGAGGACCAGACCAACAAGAATCTCCTCTGCAAAGAAAACTAAACAAAAGACTTTTTGGAGCGGTAGAGAAGTGCGGAGTGGGCTCTTCACTCGCGAGTGGAGATTTAGTCAGCCTGGATCGAGGCTTACTGCTGTTCTGAGGCAGTCCGAAACGGGGTTCACTTGGGTGGGTTTAGCGGGGAGGGGGTAGCCGGGTTCTATGGGCATGTGGGTAGTCATGTTCTTCATCTTTACAGTTTATTTATTGAAATCTGGCCATTGTAGAAAAATGTTTCTACaggaaataaatgaaaatacatgtttgataataaaaaaaacatttcctgaGTCAATTCTTCTTCCCCTTCATATGGAACATGACTCCTAAACACATTCACAATTAAGTCACCTCAAAGAAGGAACACTTCAGTCACTGTAGACCTGTAACGGGAGGGAGCAAACGAGCAAGAGTCCTCACACCTGAACTTAgctgacatacaatctaatTAAGACAATAATTAACTTATTAGAGGTATGCCTTTATCAAGCAATTTGTTATAGTACCATTTGGTACCATCTTCACCATttttatggtaggctatttgCCTCATTCAGGTgatggccattgtaggctaaaacgaggctacaaggtacacaaaccataggattgttgtgTTCTATGCATTTGCCAGTAGGTGGTGAAAATACATGAATGATATATTCAGTGTACCCTGTAACCTCATTTTAGTTTACACAATGGCTGCCGCCTGAATAAAGCAAATAGTCATGGAGGATGATGCCCAGCAGACATCCAGGatatgcattattattattatgtagttCCAGATACAAACACCACAAAAAGGAAAGAAACCTTCACAGCACAACATTGGCTGGTTATATTGCACCAGTTGGCATGTTAGCAAGCTAGCCAGCAGTGCCAATAAGGCTCTGGGTGATGGTTTACTGAACAGGCCTATCTGGCTTAGGGGGCCCTCAAGTTCAAGTCAACGTATGAAATCACTACTATGAGGCCCGTCAGTCTAAAAAACTGGTTGTTATGTGATATGTCTTAATAGGGCCCCTCAATCATATAACATGGGTTGTTATTCATCCCTGATATCTGAATGGGGcctcagtcaaataacacaggTTACACTATGTGCGACTCATGCTTTGTAATTGGCATCTATTTTCACAGTAAGATCCCTCGAATCTGTTGATGGTTGTCATTTGTAATTTtaagtctcaatctgtccatttctttccacataatttcaggttttttttccttctttttttcaaaaatgtgtTCCAGGTGTAGTATACGCATTAAGGTAACCTATTTCTATTGCTTAGGACTTAATTCAGGGCATAGTATACACATTTAGGTAACCTAATTTTATTATTCTGTACTTAATTTAGTCATCACTGTTAAGTACTTGCCCTAGTAATACTAATAC
Encoded proteins:
- the hspa5 gene encoding endoplasmic reticulum chaperone BiP; the encoded protein is MRLLLVCLVVFGTVFADDDDKRESVGTVVGIDLGTTYSCVGVFKNGRVEIIANDQGNRITPSYVAFTAEGERLIGDAAKNQLTSNPENTVFDAKRLIGRTWSDSAVQSDIKYFPFKVIDKKSKPHIQLDILGQMKTFAPEEISAMVLTKMKETAEAYLGKKVTHAVVTVPAYFNDAQRQATKDAGTIAGLNVMRIINEPTAAAIAYGLDKKGGEKNILVFDLGGGTFDVSLLTIDNGVFEVVATNGDTHLGGEDFDQRVMEHFIKLYKKKTGKDVRKDNRAVQKLRREVEKAKRALSAQHQARIEIESFFEGEDFSETLTRAKFEELNMDLFRSTMKPVQKVLEDSDLKKSDIDEIVLVGGSTRIPKIQQLVKEFFNGKEPSRGINPDEAVAYGAAVQAGVLSGEEDTGDLVLLDVCPLTLGIETVGGVMTKLIPRNTVVPTKKSQIFSTASDNQPTVTIKVYEGERPLTKDNHLLGNFDLTGIPPAPRGVPQIEVTFEIDVNGILRVTAEDKGTGNKNKITITNDQNRLTPEDIERMVNDAERFADEDKKLKERIDARNELESYAYSLKNQIGDKEKLGGKLSDEDKEAIEKAVEEKIEWMESHQEADTEEFKAKKKELEEVVQPIVGKLYGNAGGPPPEEGGEGEQDEKDEL